A region of the Channa argus isolate prfri chromosome 3, Channa argus male v1.0, whole genome shotgun sequence genome:
TTacagtgaagctgtttttttcttgaggTGAAACTATAAGATTTATTacagataaatgtattttactgcagAACAAAAATCACACTAAAAAGACTTTGTCCTCCAAAAGACTTGTACATTTATTAGCCTGTATGTATACacaacagcttttctgtgttcaaCAAAATTtcagtaagaaaaataatatttaaatatggaaacagaaacaaacaaaactgtgctgATGTGAAATGTATACCCAGAAACACAAGTGTATTAtataacattaacacaaacatttgttcattaaaaaaaaataaggaatttacaaaaattaaataaaaataaaaaggtatgaTGTAAATTATGGTCTTTGGAGTGAAATATACGTTTCTAGAACTGTTTTCATTACTTAAAACTTGAGAAGTAAAACAAGTTTGTGCATCTCACCATTGTTAAAAAACGTGAGATGTGTACTTCAATCTGCATAGAACTGTATAAACAATTGCTAAAACTGTTCAACTGTGGTAATTCTTTGTGAAATTATTAGGGACTATtagtgatatttaaaatattgcaaaagcaaaaagttaagagaagttttttttgttgctggtAAAACACTGTATGAACaagcaatgtattttttatcttctttttttagataaaaataaataaaagcctgtctattttgttaatgaaattaAGATCAGCAAGAATGCTACAAAATTTATCATCATTCAATTATACACTGTAGCTctaatgtaaaatctaaaatttgCTAGCCCCTCCAACTATCTGAAAATGTTGATTTTGAATACAGCCATtacaacagaacagaacaaaaatgaTGTATCCAAATGTCATGATTTATCTCATGTTTAGAGCTTGACACTCAAACTGCACACTCTGCGTGACATTTTCTTTGGCTCAACCTCCATGAAAACTTTCTGCAGTGATTCAAAGGTGTATTTAAGCTCAGGTGGATAACTCAAGTTTAGTGCATAGATGAGGCCAAATAATATAGCGCATGCATGTGACACTGACGGCAACTCATTAATGACTTCCACACCTTCAATCACAATCCCGATTTCGTGCGGTGGCTGGAGAAGATCATCTTTCTCCCTGAGAACAAACACTGCCATGGTGCACCTCTCAAGTTCTGATTCAGCTTCATTCTTTTGaacaacctaataaaatagAAGACATTAGAAAATTATTCTATCTGATGAATTAGTgtgtgatgtaaaaatgtaaaaatcaactACTTAATGTTCTCTTTGTAAGTGCAAAATGATGATCTTTTGTTGAAGTTGTGTTGTGTATGCACAGCATCACAGTGCAGAATACACTGGTTTGCATTCAACCACATCGATATACATTAATTTTTGTTTAAGTGATTGATTACAAAAAGCTTACCAGATATTCCTTAATGAGTTGATCCACATTTTCTCCCAAGTATACAATGAGGCACTTCAGTAGACACTCTCTTCTTAGATTCACATCCAGACACTAggtacatgcatgcacaaacacaatgtgtaaTAATTAGTTCAAATATGCAGcctgaaaaataacaatattagaCATCAGAGTCCTGGGGGGTCCAGGACTCTGATGAGTCATCAGGGTCCAATTTTGCAAACCCATACTTGCACAGCTCGGTACTGGACCTGACCCATTAGCCGCATTTATCTCTAAATAACATCCTCACCCAACATACTACCCATAGCCTTATTAAAAACGCACACCAATCATCTACAGCATTAAcatcacctggtggttttattgttgtggtggatAGGGGTCAGAAGACATACTCTGAGCATTTTGTCAACTTTGACAAATGCACTTTTGAACCGTAGACATGTAATGCTCCATAAAATAAAGTCCTATATAGCGATTTAACCTGAAAATGCACAAGTGAGTGTAAGGACAGAGTTTTAGGTGGTTCCTCAAGCAACTCTTATAAATGTAGCCATATTATACAAGTGACAGGCACagtacagtctgtgtgtgtgtgtgtgtgtaagacagacagtgagagaaGATGGGTCAATTAACCGTCAATCAACTGCATTGACAATCGTAGAATGATAATTGTACCTGAAAAATTAAgcttgtaaaaaaagaaaaaaaaagaaaaagaaaacaaactttattttgtgcATTGCCTGTCAGGCAGTGGTAGACGGTACCAGACTGTTACACATAGTGTTCATTTTGTCATATTGCCACTGAAGACATAGTACAGTGGCAATCAccaaggctttaaaaaaaattagaagtCTTGTAATAAGATAGATGcgtgaataaaataaactgcactgtaatCTGTACTGTGCTGGACATATGTAGACATTTTATGTCTCACTTCCAACATTCCCCATAGACCTTTTGTAAGGGTTATATGAGTATATAGATAATATGCTTGTGAAACAAATTTTTCAATATACTGAGCAAGTACAAACCTGATCAAGAACTTTAAGGATGTCCCTGGTCTTCTCTCTGACAgtccctcctctctttctgatTATCTCTATGAGCTTGCTGTGGTGCTTGTCCAGTGAAGCCAGGAATCTTGCTTGAAGTGGTACTGTTGTAATTCTCAAAAATTCAGcattaatcttaaaaaaaaggaagaaaaaaaaaaagatgtttgtcgACAATATCCTCTAGACATCCAAAGCAACATTCTTTGTACAGGTACCCACTAAACTGTTCTTATGATTAAGTTATtagttatattaaaatgtttacttggtAAAACTTCAGTAACCCTAAGTACACTCTGAAAGTCTTTTGCCAAATGacaatagtttttttgtctttgaccaTTTCATCTTACCTCATCCACACCAAACAATGCTGGCCACCTCTCCTTTAACTCCTCTACTCCCATTTCCTTCTCGACAATTTCTTGCCTTCGAATTGAAAAGGTCTTggccattttctcttttatcaccATGCGATTGTTTTGCTTCTTCACTTCATTCAAAAGTGCCAGTCTCTCATCCTCCAATTTTCCTAGGGTCTCTCCAACTGGAATATCAGGAATGTGGTTGGCCTCTCCTCGCCTTGGTCTCTTTACATTCTTTGCTGACAATGCATCATCCAGAGGTTTAGATT
Encoded here:
- the LOC137123706 gene encoding uncharacterized protein isoform X1; this translates as MQRECAAQENSCSTRSFGCADMAKKGPAKLRVILNPDDTQKLILPQGIPETMEELMSEVRKVCGLSGTFRLQYQDKDFGDALVNLTSTAELEDLATVKVILVTEDSRQTFDHSVQDESISVNTDDTELLSSPSSSISIRTQMWPRDFPIPTLSYDTELQLEKGNAAYRSNMRRLALSSKMKSDILEKVAEEIYKFKAYPTDSDFSDVSEALIKKHPCLSEPGSYNGCYGWKQRLKTKMGNYRTQLKGIGCSEVLANSLKSKPLDDALSAKNVKRPRRGEANHIPDIPVGETLGKLEDERLALLNEVKKQNNRMVIKEKMAKTFSIRRQEIVEKEMGVEELKERWPALFGVDEINAEFLRITTVPLQARFLASLDKHHSKLIEIIRKRGGTVREKTRDILKVLDQCLDVNLRRECLLKCLIVYLGENVDQLIKEYLVVQKNEAESELERCTMAVFVLREKDDLLQPPHEIGIVIEGVEVINELPSVSHACAILFGLIYALNLSYPPELKYTFESLQKVFMEVEPKKMSRRVCSLSVKL
- the LOC137123706 gene encoding uncharacterized protein isoform X3, with the translated sequence MHLFQLSMHLSFGCADMAKKGPAKLRVILNPDDTQKLILPQGIPETMEELMSEVRKVCGLSGTFRLQYQDKDFGDALVNLTSTAELEDLATVKVILVTEDSRQTFDHSVQDESISVNTDDTELLSSPSSSISIRTQMWPRDFPIPTLSYDTELQLEKGNAAYRSNMRRLALSSKMKSDILEKVAEEIYKFKAYPTDSDFSDVSEALIKKHPCLSEPGSYNGCYGWKQRLKTKMGNYRTQLKGIGCSEVLANSLKSKPLDDALSAKNVKRPRRGEANHIPDIPVGETLGKLEDERLALLNEVKKQNNRMVIKEKMAKTFSIRRQEIVEKEMGVEELKERWPALFGVDEINAEFLRITTVPLQARFLASLDKHHSKLIEIIRKRGGTVREKTRDILKVLDQCLDVNLRRECLLKCLIVYLGENVDQLIKEYLVVQKNEAESELERCTMAVFVLREKDDLLQPPHEIGIVIEGVEVINELPSVSHACAILFGLIYALNLSYPPELKYTFESLQKVFMEVEPKKMSRRVCSLSVKL
- the LOC137123706 gene encoding uncharacterized protein isoform X2, coding for MVPRISEEIHTHIRSFGCADMAKKGPAKLRVILNPDDTQKLILPQGIPETMEELMSEVRKVCGLSGTFRLQYQDKDFGDALVNLTSTAELEDLATVKVILVTEDSRQTFDHSVQDESISVNTDDTELLSSPSSSISIRTQMWPRDFPIPTLSYDTELQLEKGNAAYRSNMRRLALSSKMKSDILEKVAEEIYKFKAYPTDSDFSDVSEALIKKHPCLSEPGSYNGCYGWKQRLKTKMGNYRTQLKGIGCSEVLANSLKSKPLDDALSAKNVKRPRRGEANHIPDIPVGETLGKLEDERLALLNEVKKQNNRMVIKEKMAKTFSIRRQEIVEKEMGVEELKERWPALFGVDEINAEFLRITTVPLQARFLASLDKHHSKLIEIIRKRGGTVREKTRDILKVLDQCLDVNLRRECLLKCLIVYLGENVDQLIKEYLVVQKNEAESELERCTMAVFVLREKDDLLQPPHEIGIVIEGVEVINELPSVSHACAILFGLIYALNLSYPPELKYTFESLQKVFMEVEPKKMSRRVCSLSVKL
- the LOC137123706 gene encoding uncharacterized protein isoform X4 — translated: MAKKGPAKLRVILNPDDTQKLILPQGIPETMEELMSEVRKVCGLSGTFRLQYQDKDFGDALVNLTSTAELEDLATVKVILVTEDSRQTFDHSVQDESISVNTDDTELLSSPSSSISIRTQMWPRDFPIPTLSYDTELQLEKGNAAYRSNMRRLALSSKMKSDILEKVAEEIYKFKAYPTDSDFSDVSEALIKKHPCLSEPGSYNGCYGWKQRLKTKMGNYRTQLKGIGCSEVLANSLKSKPLDDALSAKNVKRPRRGEANHIPDIPVGETLGKLEDERLALLNEVKKQNNRMVIKEKMAKTFSIRRQEIVEKEMGVEELKERWPALFGVDEINAEFLRITTVPLQARFLASLDKHHSKLIEIIRKRGGTVREKTRDILKVLDQCLDVNLRRECLLKCLIVYLGENVDQLIKEYLVVQKNEAESELERCTMAVFVLREKDDLLQPPHEIGIVIEGVEVINELPSVSHACAILFGLIYALNLSYPPELKYTFESLQKVFMEVEPKKMSRRVCSLSVKL